Genomic segment of Gammaproteobacteria bacterium:
AACCCACGCCATCAGCTTGGGAAGCTGAGGTTCTACCATTGAACTACACCCGCCCACCTATAGATTAATCATTAGCATTGTAACGGTTCACCACGAGCGGTCAAGACCCATGTGGCGTACAGAAAAATTAAATAAATTAGTCGGATTTATTGATTACATAATGGAAAGCGGATAATAAATTTAGCGCCGGGTGGTTCGACGAGATTGCACGCTTCGACTTGGCCGCCATGAAATTCAGTAATCATGCGAACGATATAAAGACCAATTCCCAAATGTGGTTCATTACCACGCTGGGATCGAATTGATACCATTGACTCGAATAAACGTCCTTTCATCTGAATGGGTAATGGTGCGCCATAATCGGTTATAGACAGTACCGCGTAGCCATATTCTGAAGTCAGATGAATCTGGATTGGAGCCTCATTACCACTAAAATCCACGGCATTGGAAATAAGTTTATCAAACATTTGCGCAATGAATTCAGGTACGCCATTAATCTTCATTGATAAATTAACTACTTCCAGAGAAAAAGTTTTGTGGGGATAAATTATACGATATCCTTCCACGCAACCCTTTACGACTTCCGAAATCTCAAAATTTTCGGTTGCGGTTTTTTGTAGACTCTGCTCCAGGCGTGATGCCTCGCTCATGCAGGCAATAATCGAGGAAAGACGCGCCACACCTTCCCGGGCACGGTTAGTATAGGTAGACGCATCCGATGAAAGTGACTGCATCTCCAAATTTTCCAAGGAAGATTTAACCACCGCCAATGGCGTGCGCAATTCATGGGATAGGCGGCTGGCCACATCCTCAAGATAACGGGTGTATTGGCCAATTCGATCCAGCAAGCTGGAAAAACTACGTGCAAGATCACCGACTTCGTCCCTGGCAAAGGAGCCGGTGATCCGTCCTCGCACCCGGCCGTCGGGACCCGTGGCGCGTTCAGCTTCATTACGTAGTCGTGTGATGCGGCTGGAAAAACGGGAAGCGAATATTAGCAATGATAGAGTCGCCGTCAGGAATACCACCAACGTAACATTAAATAAATTCTCTAATACCCGATTCTGTAAACTCAAAATGGTGTTGCTGGTTTCCTCGACCACGACGACCCCGGTTACCTTATCCTTGGTACGTACCGGATGAGCCGCAGAGAGAATTGCGATATGGCGGTCTCGCAGTTGACGCCAGCGAGTCTGGGGAGTACCCATGAGTGCTGATTCGATTTCTTGACCTTCGAGCCGTGCCGCACCTGAAAGATCATCATCAAAACTCGTGCTGGGTTGAGGGAGAATCATTCGGTAAATGGCGTGCATCAGCACGGCAGTGGAATTGCTCGTTTTCTCATGAACGGGAGTTCTGTCCTGTAAACTTCCCGCCAGGGCAAGAACACGCTTGTTGTGATCTACTACCCACATCCGCTCGGTACCCCGTTCCAGCTCTTTAAGGATGCGCTCAATCTCGGGCGAGGGCACAATCACCACCCCTAATTCCTCCACCTTTCGGGTACCAGCGGTGCCAATAATCGTCTGGATCCCACGAGTCACGCTATCGTCCACATCGGCAATAGCGAAAGCCAGCCGTGTGCCAACCATAGACATGGGAATACGTAATTCAATGATATAGCCGTCTTTAGTTACGCGCCAGGAACCCTTGATACGGACCTCGGGACGTACCGTAAGCGGATTGTTGGGGTTATCCGGCATGAGGTGGGCATTCACCCATCCAGGGATCTGAGTTGCCAGACGATAGCGATAGAATTTGTCATCAGGCCCTTGGAGTGCGATTTGAAGATGATCGCATTGATCAAGACGGTAGCTGTTGGGTGCCCGATAAACTATCTTGTCGTCCTTTACTATAAAAACGGTATAAATATAACGTTCGTAGGTTCCGATGATTTGCCTGAAGGATAAGGAATCAGGGTTATAAGCAACCTTGCTTTCCAGAACATTGTCAGCGGAGTAGATGTGGGTTTGCGTCAAGTAAGGCCGCCAGTCATCCAGTTGACCATCAAGCACGATAGGACCACGCAGCGCCGGAATGAACATCTCATGTTCCGCTTGCGTCGAGCGTA
This window contains:
- a CDS encoding two-component system, OmpR family, sensor histidine kinase ChvG, whose translation is MPNQDKNRKPEIRLRRRTLFSLRFKLLLLSLSVLTIPWIGYEYLREMEVFLQQGQENALLATARAVAAVLHNHPELFQRHADLLRSTQAEHEMFIPALRGPIVLDGQLDDWRPYLTQTHIYSADNVLESKVAYNPDSLSFRQIIGTYERYIYTVFIVKDDKIVYRAPNSYRLDQCDHLQIALQGPDDKFYRYRLATQIPGWVNAHLMPDNPNNPLTVRPEVRIKGSWRVTKDGYIIELRIPMSMVGTRLAFAIADVDDSVTRGIQTIIGTAGTRKVEELGVVIVPSPEIERILKELERGTERMWVVDHNKRVLALAGSLQDRTPVHEKTSNSTAVLMHAIYRMILPQPSTSFDDDLSGAARLEGQEIESALMGTPQTRWRQLRDRHIAILSAAHPVRTKDKVTGVVVVEETSNTILSLQNRVLENLFNVTLVVFLTATLSLLIFASRFSSRITRLRNEAERATGPDGRVRGRITGSFARDEVGDLARSFSSLLDRIGQYTRYLEDVASRLSHELRTPLAVVKSSLENLEMQSLSSDASTYTNRAREGVARLSSIIACMSEASRLEQSLQKTATENFEISEVVKGCVEGYRIIYPHKTFSLEVVNLSMKINGVPEFIAQMFDKLISNAVDFSGNEAPIQIHLTSEYGYAVLSITDYGAPLPIQMKGRLFESMVSIRSQRGNEPHLGIGLYIVRMITEFHGGQVEACNLVEPPGAKFIIRFPLCNQ